ACTCGATAATGATGAATTGCACTGCGTTGTCTTCGAGCTTTGCCAATGCCGAGTTGAGAGCATCAAGAGAAGCAACACACACCTACCTATGCCTGGTCGTGGAGAACTAAACCactcctcatcatcgccgccattgGCCAATTATGGCCCGGAGAGATCCATTTTGGATGTCGTTAACCTCTCCACTGCTCGCGTCATGGCAACCTAACTAGAGTTGGCAaggcgccgtcttcctccgcGTTTTCTTCTGCAAGAAACCCACACTCGGCCAAAGGTCCGGGACGGAgggatagagagagagaaagagagagagagagagacagggagGGAAGGACGTCATGGGGGAAGACGCAAGAGAGGTTGTCTTTTGACTTTACAACATGTCCCGCGACTCACCGAACCATGCGAGCAACCCGTCCAACATTGCCATAGACTTTCGTCGCAAAAGGAGTCTACTCGACCATCACCCGGAACCCAAAGATTGGCTGAGTTGCGGCAGGGGGGGCTTCAACATGAGACGACAGGGGAAGATGATGCGCCGGGATATCATCGTTTCAACAGCGGCATGATGGATTCATTCGTGGGCTGCTTCGAGGCCGGCCCAGGCACGACGCGTCAGACGTGTTCCCAGTGCCGATGGCGCAAGGTGAGGGATGCCCGTCCACCACGGTCCAAGAAGCGCACCGTCGTGTGTTTCCGTTGCCGAGGAGAGCGAACGAGTCCGAGTTAACTTTTGACTCAAGGTCCGATGCGATGGCGGCACTGCTCAGTCGTGCGGGACGTGTGCCCGACTCGCTCTCCAATGTTCTTATTCAGCAACAGTAACAtcggcagcagcaagaacaacaacatcaatAACAGCAACATCATccgaagaggccgagaacATCCCCTTCTCGGGTAATGGCCACCaggcggcggcttcggcccgtcctcgacgtctgAGAGGCACGCGAGCCTGCAGAGCCTGTCGAGACAAGAAAGTCCGGTGCTCCGGGACCTCGCCGCAGTGCAGCAACTGCAAACGCCACGGCCGGGAATGCCTGTATCCAACTCCGGCGCGGGCGGTGGTGATGCGAGCCCCCTCTCCGCAGAGCACGTCTACAAGTACAGGTACTACAGGTATTACTACAACAACGGACGGAGACGAGACATGCGGGGTCGAGATTGGCCAGTATCTCCCCGTCTCAGTCGAAAGCTTCTTCGAGCACGTCTATCCGCTGCCATCCCACGCGTTCCTACACCCCGAGACGACCAGGGAACGCTGCCGCGAGGGGAAGGTCGACCCGGCCTTGGGGTATGCCATCTGCGCCCTGGCGACCCTCCACTCCGGTCCCGATCTACAGACCCGCGACAGGGCGACGGCCTGGGTTCAGACGGCCGAGCAGAGGATATGGCAGCACCTCGAGAGCCCGACCATCCCGCGGCTGCAGGCcctgctgctcgtcgtccacTACCAGATGGAGACGGGCAAGTTCCAGAGGGCCTTCATGCTCACGGCCACCGCGGCTCGCTTCGCGGCGGCCCTGCGTCTGAACCACGAGCGGCCCGACCTGGATCCCGTCGCCCAGGAGGTGCGCCGCAGGATCATGTGGTCCCTCAAGATCACGGAGCGGTACTTCTCGGTCGGGCTGCCCGAGTTCGAGGCGTGTCCCATCGAGACGATATACCTGCAGTTCCcctcggccgagggcgagttcAGCAACGACGGCGGGCCGTGCGACGGCGGTTGCTACAGGCTCTACGTCCGGCTGGAGATTATACGGCGAGACATCATGAAGCTGACGAGGGGCGTTGCGCTCTGCGACCAGCCGTTCCCGCCCCTCACGAAGCTCAttggcgatgtcgagagAGACCTGGCCGAGATCGGATCCCTGATGCCGGACGGCACCGCCgacttctccttctccagaCTCCAGGCGCACTACCATGGCCGGTGGCTCAGGAGACGGCTGTTCATGCACATCTCGTTTCACCAGGCGCACTGCGACCTGTACCGCATCCTGCTCCTGAACTacccggaggcggcgccgcgcgTAGTCctcgaggcggtcgacgacggcgcctACGTCACGTCGGCCGAGCAGGGCTGTCTCAGGCAtgccgtcgccatcatccagaTCCTCACGAACCTGAACCAGCTCAGCACGAGACCCCTCCTGCTCGAGTTCGACACGGCCATCTGCGCGTACCACGCCACCCGGCTCCTGCTCTTCATCTCGCGCGCCGCGAGGGTCCCGGGCTGCCCCTCGCCCGAGTTCGCCGCGAGCCGCGCCGCGCTGTGCCTGGCCGCGCTGAAGCGCTTCTTcccctcgtcggcgctggtcaagcccatcatcgacgacatGGAGCGCCTGACGAGGGGCCACGCGCCGCAGgagggcggcatcggcggcctgTCCTCGCCCGAGTTCCAGGAGGGCAGGAGGAACCTGGAGCAGCAGCTCTCGGACGCCGCGAAAGCGAGGCAGAGGCTGGCCATCCACAGTCTGCTCAGGCAGGCGGACTTTaccgacgaggacgacggggacgggTACTCGTCCTCCATGTCGACTACCGGTATGTCCCCTGTCATGACGAGACGGACGCCGTAGGGgtttttttggtttttttttatggttttttttttggcgAAGAGGAATAtgagaaggaaaaaaaggaaatACTTTCCGGCGTACTTGTAGATCAAAGCAGGCCCCCCTGACACTGGTTTAAGTTTGTCTGCGGTGCCCCATGACAGGGTTGCAGCACAGTACAGTACGATGTAGACCACAGCCATTACACCAACACAGATCAGTAAGCGCgtaagaggagggggggtccTGGACTCCTGGAGACGTGTGGTGGCAAACACGCGGATGTCACGACATAAGATGTCATGCAGTGAGTCTACTGTACGCTTGGTCGGCGTGGTATGAGAACCAcaccatcccatcccatctaGGCCACCAAGAACGCAGTGGTTCATGAGCTGGATTTAGACTTTCGCATTCCTCCCGATCACTTATTTCTCTTTTCGTACATCGTATTCAACCGGCCTATTGTATATCCCTCTTCGAGGCCCCTCTTGTCTGTGACGAATCTGAGTTTCAGCATGCTCAACGACGTTCCGGTTTCCTGGGTCAGGGAAAGCTTATCAGGCGCCGTCTCAGGTCCCTTGGTCGTCATGACTCAACCTACGAAGTGTCACTGTCGTGATAGTTGGACGCTGGTCTGTCTATACGTGTAAGTGGAAGGCATCCATCCGGACGACGCCAAGGGGAATAAATACGGACTGAAGGTCCGCCAGATCTAACACAACATCAGCTCAACTCATCACGCCATCCATCGCTTTTTACTTCTACAATTACCAATTACTTTTCTTACTATCTTTTAAACAGGCTTTCTGGTTAAAGTCCCCTCCTGTCAAAATGAAGTTCTCCGctgtcctcctcttcgtcgcctccgtcgccgctgtcgctCTCGACACCGATGTCCCTGCCGCCCTCAGCCagcccggccgccgcggcgtcgactgCGGCGCCTGTGACCGGCTGAACTTCTGCCCCGGCAAGCCCAACAACAACGTTGAGTGTGAGCTGGACGGATGTTGCAAGAATTAGATCACGGAGTCGGCTTTGGTTGCcgtaaaaaaaaaaaaaaaggacaaCCATCATGTGTGTACCATGCTATCCCCATCTACATGTGACGTTaaccaacagcagcagcagctgtaGTTCGTGTTAGCAAGTAACGCATACTATATCCACCAGGATTCATTGGCAGACAGCACGTTTATGGAGAAGGAAGTTGGTTACATTTAAGTGTGTTCACAAAGAGCGGGCGCGTCATCTTTttatagtatagactttgACATCGAAAGTTTATTTTACATTATACCGTTGCTGACTCCCTTCATGCTTAAGCTTGAGGCTCGTATTACTGATCTTGCAAGGTCCCCTGATGAAATGCGTCGACTCTATATTTGTagaagcagcagccagccacCACAGTTGGCACGGGAAATCAAGCCAGCGTGGCGTTCAGACTTTGAAGATCTTCGTCCCTGGAACTGCTCCCGACCCAAAAGTTGTAGAGACCCTTCTCGACCGTCCACTCTCCGTCGATGAAGTATCCCAGCTCCTGGAAAGGAACGGTCAAGTCCACCTGCTTAGACTCTCCGGCCGCGACGTCAATCTTCTCGAAGCGGATAAGCTTCATGACAGGAAACTCAATCTGCGTGTACTCTGGGCGGAAGTAGAGCTGCACCACCTCCTtgccggcgacgctgccCGTGTTCGTCACCGTAGCCGTGACGGTCACCTGGCCATCCTCGCTGCAAGCATCggcggtgctgctgctgctgttgttgctgttgctgttcGTGCGGCACCgcaacgacgtcgaggagatgTCGAAAGTCGTGTAGCTCAGACCGAAGCCGAATCTGATGGGCGCATAGCGGGTGAGCTCCGGCAGGTGCCAGTCGTACTCAGtcgcggcgccgaagccaccctcgtcgtccgaggggAAGTAGTCGTAGGCAACGGGAAAGGCGCCCTCGGCTTCGGGGAACGTCATGGTCAGCTTGCCGCTGGggttgacggcgccgaacaGGATCTCGACGAGGGAGTCGGCCGTGAACTCTCCCGCGAGCCACGTGTAGAAGGATCGCCTTGGAGCGCTTGGTCGATTCGTTGAGCAGAAAGGTCTGGCCGCCgctgaggacgaggatggacggcacgccggcgtcgaggacggcgtcgagaagCCGTTGCTGCAGACCCGGGAACCCCAAGTCGGGATGACTGAAGCCCTCTCCATCCGTACGATGCAGGGACTCGTACGAGTTGTCAAACGACCCCCAGCCGGAACCGAGgaccacgacggcgaggccgacctcCTTGGCCACGGAAACGGCCTCATCGATGCCCGAGCTGTCGTTCGAGCTCAGGATGTCTACGCCCGCGACGAACTTCACGTTCTCGGCACCAAGCTGTCGCTCGAGGCTGCGGCGGAACGTGCTGCCGTAAGACGGGTCAGATGCGTTGTTTGCGGCGTATTGTCCGGTGTTGAGAACGTCGGCATAGGGCCCAAGCAGCGCGACCCGGGATGCGCTGCTCTGCCGAAGGGGCAGCGTGCCGTCGTTTTGCAGAAGCACGATCGCTTCGCGCGAGATGTTCCGGTTGACTTCCAGATGCTTCTCGTTGCGGAGAGTCGCGTTGAGGTTCTCGACCGAAGGGAGCGGCAAGTCAAACATGCCGGTGGCGAACTTGATCGCGAGGATCGCTCTGACCGAGTCGTCGATGAGTCTGGCGACTTCCGAGTCGTTGACGGAGTTGATAAGCGTCGGATAAACggatggcggccgaggggacAGCTCGTGTTCCAATCCGCCACGGATGGCCTTCAACCCGGCGTCTTGAAAGGACGTGGCAACCTTGGCCTGCGTGTACATGTTCCGGATGGAGCCGGCATCGGACATGATTAGCCCTTTGAAGCCGAGCAGGTCTCGGAGTATCTTCTTGTTGAGATATCTGTTCATGGACATGGGGACTTGGTCCACGCTGGCGTAGGAGACCATGAGCGACAACGGGTTCGACTCCCTGATGGCCTTGACATATGGAGCGCCCATGTCGTTGAGAATATGGTTCAGGCCGCCCTGGATGCTGGCTGTGTTGacaccgccgctgctggaCCCATAGACCCAGTGCTTGATGGTCGTGGCCACCTTGACAAACCCGTTCGCGTCTTTCTCTTGCATCGTGTTGATGTAGTGCGCAGCAAACTCGCCGACTAGATACGCATCCTCGCCGAACCTGAATCGACCTAGTCAGCCAAAAGGTCGGTTGACAAATTAGGCATGCTTACATCTCGCCGTTTCGTCCATTCCTGGGGtccttggcgaggtcgacctcgGGTGACAGAACCCAGTGGGTGCCCATGGCGATGTTCTCCtcgcggatggcggcgatggcttGCTCGTAGAGCGGGATGTTCCACGTGGAGCCCATGGAGATGGCTCCCGGAAACATGGTTCCGCCCGAAATCATCAGTCCATTGACCGAGTCTGCAATGGTGATGTATGGGATCCCGAGTCTCGTGTTGTTGATTTGCTCGGACCGCACACGGTTGGCGATGGGCAGCAGGTCATGGGCATAGTTTTGGGGTGCCCCGAATCCTAAGATGACTTAGTCGACAGTTCTCGGGCTGTGGTAGAAGTAGGCAGGGAGAAAGTTGCGACTCTAATTACCGATCTGTCCATTCTGCGTCTTTCGAATTTCCTCGAACGACGTCTCGTTGTACGATACCTTTCCGCCCACCGTCTCAGCGAGTCTCCGAATGCCACCAAGCTGGCCTACTTTCTCCTCCCATGTCATGAGCCGGAGAAGGCTGTCGGCTCGTTCCGCGGGAGTGAGGGATGAGTCTAGGTGCGCCGAGCCATTGGACGGAGATACCGCAGCGGCGAGGCTGGCTAGCGGACAGAGGGCCGCGACGAATGTCGATACCGCTGCTTTGACCATTCTGACTGCAACCTCCTCTGGAGTTCACCGAGAGagtaagtcagactacccacttttcggcacccccccatttcggcaccccaaaaatgaagctattcccatcatactcgtcgacttcaattaatcattgacttcttctagatgcaacaacaatacagctttcagcttcactagggtattcagagtcgctggattcggctgcatcatcctctttttccccagccttaagttgcgcctgctggatgtctttgatgttggcgaacttagtgttaggatccagctggactgcccttcttttccttactgcagtattggtgacttgggcctgcagaagctccagtttctgctgggtatttgccagctcatatgcctgctcgctgaagcctttttttaccttcctgaatagaaggcgttgagtaaaggcatcattctccagctctgtgaatagcttcaactgcccagctagatccttcatcttccttggcgtcgaccatgccactgcagatgacgcagatacccatccttcagcttccttgcctccagactgccctttgctgacctgatcagatgatcctgatgctgctggtgttgatgggagcagtagggagctcatcagaggcttcgccatagagacaggccataaccctgtccatttccaaccacttctaatgttctgcatcgtcatacctgcagtacgagccttctgataacagcctataaagttcctcttgcctacaacagttgaatcattccactgaccaaggtatccaagctccttcctataggctgccttgacagggctgaagactgactgatcaagtggctggaggacatgggaggtatgtggcggtaagaacaatagatggatgttgtttatatagcataaccacataaagtcagtcgttgtatgactcccatgtccatccatgatcagcagcctgacctccttgccctgaggaagagtctgagggatgaagaccttctgcagccattcaactgcagtggcatctgaagtccatccattctccgttgcagtgaattgccatccttcataagggccaaggtctagaggaaaccactgctgctggactgccttgcccttatagataacgaggggattcagaacatggcccagggcagagatgcattcgatgatggatacccatgcccttgatccaggctgtttcttacgtacagacttcgtctcagacatgcccagcaccagcccattagatccctggccctcaaggataccagtctcatccatgttgtatctattagctggtttgatgctggtgatctctggtatggcgagtagtttgaaccagtccctgatgacctcagtagatgccccattaacacgcctagaatcgatagggcgacttctctggaccttgactgatggattcctcttcaagaaggcttggatccagccttttcctataggctctgtatcccccatggcatggaggatcctttctgcgaatagcctcacttgcagatgggttggggcaacaccaagggcatgctgaatgcgaacccattcagccagtttagcctcctgactaacagaaagtctctgcaggtcagaaaaggcaattgaccttggttgagtgcccttaatccgatactgaagtgttgatcttgggatgccatacacctgaccagccctcttaatgggcatgccgttggttattgcgtcaagggcctgattgacttcatcttcggtatactggcccataaggtcgaaaagaagctctgaggaaaaaatgaggttattcgcataagtatagaaaatgttgttgatgttgaaagttgaggggtatgttctggtgatgaggcatttgaggcatttttggggtgccgaaatggggggggtgccgaaaagtgggtagtctgacttattGGCGGATGAGACAGCTGATGGGGGGCGATTAACCAAAGCGCTCTGTCATGTCACCGTTCCAAGACAGAACTTATAACTATCAAGACGAGAGCACGTCATTGCTATCCGGCCCACGCTCTACCAGGAGCTTGGGCAACCGCTCCACCTCGAAGGATTTCTCCAGGGGATTTGAAAGCATAGGCCGGACCACGGTCCCACTTAGTCGGCCGGCACTCCGAGGTGTCACGCCGGATGTCGGCCGGCAGTCCCGAACGGGTAAAGTCGCCCAGAATAATCCCAGTCAGTCCGCGATGGCGCCATCGCATCGAAGAACGCGCATTCCGGTGCAAAGAACAGCTTTGGAGATCCCAGACATAACCTGCCAGccaacgacgaagacgagatTCTGCTGACGACTACGCCTTGGATGAGGAGAGGAACCAACCGCTCATCGCCGCTTTCAACGAAGGACGGTGCCAGGTGCCAGGCCAATCTCCGCTCTCGGAAAGTGTACTATGTTGTTCACGGGATCCGGCGTCACGAAGACTTCGCTAAATCACCAGAAATGGCCGAGCTTTGCTCTTCATAGGACGGGGGCGGAGCATACGCCAGGGCTCGCAACGCCTTCTGATCATGAGCAACACGGTACCTGACATACCCAAGGCTTCAGTCAAGCCCTACTGCATTTGGTATCCTGACGTTGCGAGTGAGAAGAGGTACGGGCAGCTTGTCCAGCGCTACCTAGGCATGCACTATTAAGTTGGACTTGCTTGTGCTGTTGCAGGCTATGCTACCTTGTATAGCGAGCCTAACTTCTGCCTGGTGTCTCGTTTACAAATGACTAGTTGTTATGGTCGAGGGAATTTCGGAGTATCTTGCCGCGGCTGAAACGTCACGATGTTTGTGTGGCTGAAGCCTGGACGTTGACGTTGCTATTAAGCCCCTCGGCAAGGCCAGTGAATGTGTGCGGAAGATACAAGACTGGGTAAGAAAAGGCTGGGTTTACTGAGTTATTGCTGCCATCTCTATTTTTCTTAGCTTCCAAGTTATGCTATAACAAGCTCGGCCAGGTGACACATGATGATTTGTATGAGCGTCCACAGATTCATATGCAAAGCAGTCCAACAATACCTTCTCTGCTCTTCAGCGAATTGGTAACTCTTTGGCATCTCTGTGGGGTGCAGCTGAGAAGATCCCCTTTAGCTTGTCGTCCAGCCACTTGACATCGTCAAAGTTGCCCGGCGGACCTCCGGCCCAGTGTCCCCAGATGGACGGGAAGACGGCCAGTTCACCGACACCCTCGCTCATACAGTCGACCTCAATTTCGGAATCCTCGGGCCTATGGCCAGTTGTCAGTAGGAACGTGGCAGTGCTTGCGCTAAGGAGAGACTCTTACGGGAAGTAGAGGTCAGTCTTGGACGGCAACACCAAGGTTTTGGCCTTGATGCTCGCcatggccttcttgaagTCGCCATTATACGGCTCCTGCTTGCTCACGTCGGCGTCCTGCCACGTGTGGAGCATGACGAGGAGGTTCTCGGGGTCCTTGCTCAGAGCCCACTTCTCCCAGAAGTTCTGCATGAAATCCTCGAGGTCCTTGGCCTGGTAGTGCTCCTTGTAGACCTCGTGTCGGTAGAAGGCCTGGGAGAAGCCCCAGCCGGCATACCCGCGACCAAAGGCCTTCAGGCCGAcctgcttctcctcgtcggtccAGACTCGGACGGACTTGTCTTCGGCCGCCGTGGCTCGCCCCTTGGTGCTCCCTGCCGAGCTGATCTTCTTCGCAGCGAGGAGCGCCGACTTGACGCCTTCCAGAAAGACTTGGTTGTGCAGAGCGCActtggcggcgccgcagAAAGGGACGCAGATGTCCATGAAGTCGGGATACTGCGTCGCCCACTGGAACGACTGGGCCGCGCCCATCGACCACCCCAGAACTGCCCTCAGGTGCTTgatcttgagctccttggTCACCAACTGGTATTGGGCACGCACGTTGTCGTAGAAGGAGACATCGGGGAACGGGTTGACGTCCGAGTTGGACGGGCTGATGGACTCTCCGTTGCCGAAGAGCgcagggatgacgatgaagtaCTTTGACGGGTTGAGGGTCTTGTCGTCTCCAACCAGCCACTCATTGTCCGCGATGGCACCGGAGAACCACGTCGGGTAGACGACGGCCGGGAGTGCAGGGTCGCCGAACGTTTTGTAGGCGAGCCATGCTCCGGACAAGGTTTCGCCGTTCTGGAGCTTAAAGTCGCCGAGCGCGAACTTCTTGATATCGGTCATGACGGGCGAGAACGCGATGGCCTGGTGGGTGTCAAGGATTGTGAGATGAAGAAGAATCAGGAGTCctcacgacgacgacgacgacgacgggagTCCTGTACCTGTTAACAAGCCGCAGAAGAGGAGAACTCGGTCAGCCACAAGATAAGAAGAGGCCTTATCTTTCGTCATCAACATGTTGTTGTCAGCCACACATGGGGAAGCTTGTGTGAGCCGACCCAAGCCGTGAGTCCCGAACCCCGCACTTTGGGATGCGGCGTGTTGGCTTTAGCTGGGGGTTTGATAAGCTAAGACAAGTGTACTTATCATGTATTAGCGGTTCCGTTTGTTCCTCTGTCTGTGTGAACTCTATCAGGGTTAGAAGTCAGGCTTATATTGTAGTAAAGGCAGTCAGCTCGCAGCATTATCGCATGTATTGTCAATTGCAGTTGTGATTTGTTGACATCTTATCGACCAAGCACTGACACAGGTCCGATGTTTGTATCTCTCCAAGAAGGGTCCACCACCTTTTCTCAAGGTTTTTCTGGAAAATAAAATCGCGACTGAGTTTTTAACTCTAGCTTATCCAATTGTTTTCTCTCCCGAGATCATATAATGCTATGTTGTTATACGTGCACAATAGTCCGATCGCAtaaggaaaaagaaaagagagagaaaaaaagaagccTGGCTCCGGCCCGTCATTTTTTGGTGTAAAACAAAGAAAGTATTGAGTGATGGAAGTCCAGAAAAACGAGGTGCTGAAGCACTCACAGCGCAGGAAACCCCGAAAGAAAACCATGAAGCTTGATAGCCTGTCGCGTTTTAGGAGTCACCCTGTTCATCCTGTTGAATGACCAAGGGTGAACGAGAGGAGTCATAGTCAGGGCATGAGTATTTCCACTCGGAAACCTCCCCGTACCGTATAGCCGATCCGCTTGGTTCAGTCCTGAATGCTTCCCGGTTCATAGGTACGCGCCTATCAGTGCACGAAGGAGGAACAAGTTGGCGGCACTTGCACGTTAAGCATCCAACTGTTCAAGGTACTGAACATGGCGCCGGTGGTCTATCGAGAAATCGACAGCTCGTCTGTAAAGCCTTGATCGAAGAGCCCTTGAACAAGGTGATCCGGACTTGGTGATATCTTTGGGCCTTGGGCAAGCCTCATGACGCTCTTCTCCTTGTTAGAGAATGCTATGGATAGAAGGTTGTATTGCTGGACTGTCCATAGTGGTCAGGTCTATGTCTGACCTTGGCACTCTGTTTCACTAGGACAATGCCTCAGTCAAACAGTTGGTCATCTGATAGATGGATAGAGTATGTTGAGGAAGAGTAAGGGAAGAATTCAACGGTTGGGTTGCAAACTTCAACACCGACGGACATTCTGCTGGGGAAACACCGACTTGGAGGGCAGAGAAATTAAACGGAAATCGAAAGGGTCTGACCAAAATCGCCAACGATGGGGAATCGAATCGAACTATGCCGGTCTTGACCCTCCGCATATCGGTGTGTCCAACGGAGAAATCTGCTTTGCGAAATAGATGACGCCGAGgaaccccccttccctttcaAAGGTCGACAACTGACTCGAGAGAAAACAAGCTACGCGGGCGAGCCAAGCTTTCCAAGACGTTGCGCATAACCGGTCATCTGATGTCTCTCGGCGATGCAGGACGAGAAGTCCGGGGGAAAGACGCGGCGTGGTTATTGGTGGTATTGGGGTTCGCGATGATCCCTTCACGAATCAAACCGGATCGACGTGGTATCGGCCGGTACCTGAATGAGTTCGGATGGAGTAGGCCAACGAGCCGGCAATACCACCGTGTGCTAAGTAAGGGGAGGGAGTGGGAacaaggggaaaaaaaacaTAAACTGTGCCTTGTATGCAATAACTGGCGGCTATTAAGCCACCTTCTCGTTTGAGGTTGTCTCGGTGGCTTTTCCGTCTGGTCCGTTTCTCGACTCCCCGAGGGGGGTGGCCATTTGTCCCATTCGTGCAAAATCCCCCCGCCGTGACGATCACGGCTCGCTCGGGCGATGTGAGGCGTCATGGGTGAGATGGGAATCGGCCTCATCCAGGATCgcgggggagaagagggcTGCACAACAGCCACATGACAAGGCCATCTGGGGTTTGGGACAGTTGACTGGTCACGACTCTCGGGAAGGGTTTCGAAGGATTGGAGGGCCGCTTCGTTCCCTTTCGCGGGCCGCTTCGTTCGGTATTGCGGACTGCAGACATCGTGCAGTAGCACTCCGCAGTACCGGCTGGAATTTGGAGCTGCTTGCAGGAGAAaagatggggagggggggcataAGACGGGGTGCGTCGTCGGTTCACTCGGTTCACTGGCTGACTGCAGCCAAGGCTATGTCATGACGAGGCCCTCTCTACGCCCTGCTGCACGTCTGTAGGCGAAGCAGGTCGTTTCGCATGTCCGCGTGCTCTTGTTCGGGGTTTGGAAATGCCCTCATTCGTGCAGTTTCTCGTGAGCCCTGTTCGgccccttttctttttcagGGTGGTGTGTCTTTCTGTTTgtttgtctgtctgtctgtttgtatgcctgcctgcctgtctgtcgTTTTCTTGTCCCTCCGTCGGTACGGATACAGTATCGTCTCCCTGGTTGTGGAATCCGCTCGTCCAGCTTGTCGAATACGAGATGTTTGATGCTCAGGGCCGCAATCTCCTGCGTTGTAGCGTGCCAAGGTCGAATCGATTTAAACCTCTTGGCG
This genomic interval from Colletotrichum higginsianum IMI 349063 chromosome 9, whole genome shotgun sequence contains the following:
- a CDS encoding Homoserine acetyltransferase family protein, with the translated sequence MTDIKKFALGDFKLQNGETLSGAWLAYKTFGDPALPAVVYPTWFSGAIADNEWLVGDDKTLNPSKYFIVIPALFGNGESISPSNSDVNPFPDVSFYDNVRAQYQLVTKELKIKHLRAVLGWSMGAAQSFQWATQYPDFMDICVPFCGAAKCALHNQVFLEGVKSALLAAKKISSAGSTKGRATAAEDKSVRVWTDEEKQVGLKAFGRGYAGWGFSQAFYRHEVYKEHYQAKDLEDFMQNFWEKWALSKDPENLLVMLHTWQDADVSKQEPYNGDFKKAMASIKAKTLVLPSKTDLYFPPEDSEIEVDCMSEGVGELAVFPSIWGHWAGGPPGNFDDVKWLDDKLKGIFSAAPHRDAKELPIR
- a CDS encoding Mucin-desulfating sulfatase (N-acetylglucosamine-6-sulfatase) translates to MTSARPNIIFIMADDHASKAISAYGAGINHTPNIDRLAEEGMKFNHCYVTNSICTPSRAAILTGTHNHVNGVMTLNDNINKHIPNVAKHLRTGGYRTAMVGKWHLGEGRAHEPTGFDYWSVLPGQGDYWDPKFIEETGERVENGYVTDVIIDKSLKWISETTRDTEKPFFLMCHHKAPHRSWEYDEKHKKLYTDPIRVPETYDDDYKNRAKAAKVAKMRVAEDMTYQDLGLVQPDGGNAVGERVVQESGSAQRKVPVDAKRLIDKEDGTVFTFKSEEDLAHFKFQRYMQRYLRVIQSVDDNVGRMLDYLEDNGLAENTMVIYTSDQGFFLGEHGWFDKRFMYEESFQMPFLVRYPAAIAKGSVCDGIICNVDFAPTFLDLASLTVPSYMQGVSFRRLLQGDTPADWQQVAYHRYWMHNDIIHHAYAHYGVRDQRYKLIYWYNEPLEIEGARPGGEEDKEWELFDCEKDPLELFNVYDDQAYGEVVKYMTELLELKMEQIGDVPIHPRGSRGGGPAKEPVELATTSSEEAENIPFSGNGHQAAASARPRRLRGTRACRACRDKKVRCSGTSPQCSNCKRHGRECLYPTPARAVVMRAPSPQSTSTSTGTTGITTTTDGDETCGVEIGQYLPVSVESFFEHVYPLPSHAFLHPETTRERCREGKVDPALGYAICALATLHSGPDLQTRDRATAWVQTAEQRIWQHLESPTIPRLQALLLVVHYQMETGKFQRAFMLTATAARFAAALRLNHERPDLDPVAQEVRRRIMWSLKITERYFSVGLPEFEACPIETIYLQFPSAEGEFSNDGGPCDGGCYRLYVRLEIIRRDIMKLTRGVALCDQPFPPLTKLIGDVERDLAEIGSLMPDGTADFSFSRLQAHYHGRWLRRRLFMHISFHQAHCDLYRILLLNYPEAAPRVVLEAVDDGAYVTSAEQGCLRHAVAIIQILTNLNQLSTRPLLLEFDTAICAYHATRLLLFISRAARVPGCPSPEFAASRAALCLAALKRFFPSSALVKPIIDDMERLTRGHAPQEGGIGGLSSPEFQEGRRNLEQQLSDAAKARQRLAIHSLLRQADFTDEDDGDGYSSSMSTTAITPTQISKRAFWLKSPPVKMKFSAVLLFVASVAAVALDTDVPAALSQPGRRGVDCGACDRLNFCPGKPNNNVECELDGCCKN
- a CDS encoding Periplasmic beta-glucosidase produces the protein MTWEEKVGQLGGIRRLAETVGGKVSYNETSFEEIRKTQNGQIGFGAPQNYAHDLLPIANRVRSEQINNTRLGIPYITIADSVNGLMISGGTMFPGAISMGSTWNIPLYEQAIAAIREENIAMGTHWVLSPEVDLAKDPRNGRNGEMFGEDAYLVGEFAAHYINTMQEKDANGFVKVATTIKHWVYGSSSGGVNTASIQGGLNHILNDMGAPYVKAIRESNPLSLMVSYASVDQVPMSMNRYLNKKILRDLLGFKGLIMSDAGSIRNMYTQAKVATSFQDAGLKAIRGGLEHELSPRPPSVYPTLINSVNDSEVARLIDDSVRAILAIKFATGMFDLPLPSVENLNATLRNEKHLEVNRNISREAIVLLQNDGTLPLRQSSASRVALLGPYADVLNTGQYAANNASDPSYGSTFRRSLERQLGAENVKFVAGVDILSSNDSSGIDEAVSVAKEVGLAVVVLGSGWGSFDNSYESLHRTDGEGFSHPDLGFPGLQQRLLDAVLDAGVPSILVLSGGQTFLLNESTKRSKAILLHILFGAVNPSGKLTMTFPEAEGAFPVAYDYFPSDDEGGFGAATEYDWHLPELTRYAPIRFGFGLSYTTFDISSTSLRCRTNSNSNNSSSSTADACSEDGQVTVTATVTNTGSVAGKEVVQLYFRPEYTQIEFPVMKLIRFEKIDVAAGESKQVDLTVPFQELGYFIDGEWTVEKGLYNFWVGSSSRDEDLQSLNATLA